One Solanum pennellii chromosome 9, SPENNV200 DNA segment encodes these proteins:
- the LOC107031182 gene encoding chloride channel protein CLC-d, with translation MLSDHFQNGVETAKLMWSRIPATEEEEVGEVGPSRKGNGSTVESLDYEVVENFAYREEQAKRGKLYMGYVVLVKWFLALLIGIGTGLAAVFINLSVENFAGWKFSLTFQIIQKSYFAGFLVYILINLVLVLSSVYIITCFAPAASGSGIPEIKGYLNGIDTHGILLFRTLIGKIFGSIGSVGGGLALGKEGPLVHIGACIASLLGQGGSTKYHLRSRWLQVFSSERDRRDLVTCGCAAGVAAAFRAPVGGVLFALEEVTSWWRSQLMWRVFFTSAIVAVVVRTAMGWCKDGNCGHFGAGGFIIWDISGGQEDYSFEELLPMAFIGVIGGLLGALFNQLTLYMTHWRRNYLHKKGIRVKIIEACLISVITSAISFGLPLFRRCTPCPEAEANSGIECPQAPGMFGNYVNFYCQNNKEYNDLATIFFNTQDDAIRNLFSAKTAHEFSAQGLLTFLVMFYTLAVVTFGTAVPAGQFVPGIMIGSTYGRLVGMFVVSFYKKLNIEEGTYALLGAASFLGGSMRMTVSLCVIMVEITNNLKLLPLIMLVLLISKAVGDAFNEGLYEEQARLRAIPLLESRPKYQMRYMTAKEACGSQNVVYFPRVVKVSDIVSILRSNDHNGFPVVDHSRSGETLVIGLILRSHLLVLLQSKVDFQHSPLPCDSRGDLLPIRHNLSEFVKPVSSKGISLRDIHFTPDDLEMYIDLAPFLNPSPYVVPEDMSLTKVYNLFRQLGLRHLLVVPRPARVIGMITRKDLILEDNDDPTAVELQSTSVRGTQSNHRVIKRKGDAQQPLLDGLL, from the exons ATGTTATCAGATCATTTTCAGAACGGGGTGGAGACGGCGAAGCTGATGTGGTCACGGATTCCGGCGACAGAGGAGGAGGAAGTCGGCGAGGTGGGTCCATCAAGAAAGGGTAATGGGAGCACTGTGGAAAGTCTTGATTATGAAGTTGTTGAAAATTTTGCTTATAGGGAAGAGCAG GCTAAAAGAGGAAAGCTTTATATGGGATATGTTGTTTTGGTTAAGTGGTTCTTGGCGTTACTTATTGGAATTG GCACAGGACTTGCTGCTGTTTTCATTAATCTTTCTGTTGAAAATTTTGCGGGATGGAAGTTCTCATTAACATTTCAAATTATTCAGAAGTCATACTTTGCTGGATTTCTGGTGTATATTTTGATCAACCTGGTTCTAGTATTATCTTCTGTATATATTATCACATGCTTTGCACCAGCAGCATCAGGATCGGGAATTCCTGAAATAAAGGGTTATCTAAATG GAATTGACACACATGGTATCCTTCTTTTCAGAACTCTGATTGGAAAG ATTTTTGGAAGCATAGGTTCAGTGGGAGGTGGTCTTGCTCTTGGCAAAGAAGGGCCTCTTGTACATATTGGTGCTTGTATTGCCTCTTTGCTTGGACAA GGTGGATCCACAAAATATCACCTTCGGTCAAGGTGGCTCCAAGTTTTTAGCAGTGAACGGGATCGTCGTGATTTG GTGACTTGTGGATGTGCTGCTGGAGTTGCTGCTGCCTTTAGAGCTCCAGTAGGTGGTGTGTTATTTgctcttgaagaggtcacttcTTG GTGGAGGAGTCAACTAATGTGGCGGGTGTTCTTTACCTCTGCAATTGTAGCTGTTGTTGTCCGTACAGCAATGGGATGGTGTAAAGATGGAAACTGTGGTCATTTTGGCGCTGGAGGCTTCATTATATGGGATATCTCTGG TGGTCAAGAGGACTATTCTTTTGAGGAGTTGTTGCCCATGGCATTTATTGGAGTTATAGGAGGTCTCCTTG GAGCGTTATTCAATCAGCTTACTCTCTATATGACACACTGGCGTAGAAACTATTTGCACAAGAAAGGAATTCGTGTGAAA ATTATTGAAGCTTGTCTCATCTCTGTGATAACTTCAGCTATTTCATTTGGATTGCCACTCTTTAGAAGATGTACTCCGTGCCCTGAAGCCGAAGCTAACTCTGGCATTGAATGTCCGCAAGCACCGGGAATGTTTGGAAATTATGTTAAT TTTTACTGTCAGAACAACAAGGAGTATAATGACCTCGCAACCATATTCTTCAACACTCAG GATGACGCTATAAGAAATTTATTCAGTGCGAAGACAGCTCATGAATTCAGCGCTCAAGGCCTACTGACATTTCTG GTTATGTTTTATACCTTGGCAGTGGTGACCTTTGGAACTGCAGTTCCAGCAGGTCAGTTTGTGCCAGGCATCATGATAGGATCAACTTATGGACGTCTTGTTGGCATGTTCGTGGTTAGCTTTTATAAGAAGCTGAACATTGAAGAGGGGAC GTATGCTCTTCTAGGTGCTGCATCTTTTCTTGGAGGCTCTATGCGTATGACTGTATCTCTCTGTGTCATCATGGTGGAGATTACAAACAACTTAAAGCTTTTACCTCTAATAATGCTGGTTCTTCTCATCTCAAAG GCTGTTGGTGATGCTTTTAATGAAGGATTATATGAAGAGCAGGCTAGATTAAGGGCAATTCCATTACTTGAATCTAGACCAAAGTATCAAATGCGCTATATGACGGCAAAAGAGGCATGTGGGAGTCAAAAT GTTGTATACTTCCCTCGGGTTGTGAAGGTTTCAGAtatagtttctattttgaggAGCAATGACCACAACGGGTTCCCT GTTGTTGACCACTCAAGAAGTGGGGAGACACTTGTCATTGGACTTATACTAAGAAG TCATTTATTGGTACTTTTACAATCAAAAGTTGATTTTCAGCATAGCCCTTTACCCTGTGATTCAAGAGGTGATCTTTTGCCAATCAG GCACAACCTTAGTGAATTTGTGAAACCCGTTTCTAGTAAAGGGATATCTCTCCGTGATATCCATTTCACACCAGATGATCTAGAGATGTACATTGATCTTGCCCCATTTTTAAACCCATCTCCGTATGTAGTCCCAGAAGACATGTCATTAACAAAG GTATATAATCTTTTTCGCCAACTAGGACTGAGGCACTTACTTGTTGTTCCACGTCCTGCTCGTGTTATTGGCATGATCACTCGAAAAGATCTGATACTTGAG GATAATGATGATCCAACGGCTGTAGAACTCCAATCAACTAGTGTAAG AGGTACACAATCTAACCATAGAGTGATCAAGAGGAAAGGAGATGCACAACAGCCGCTTCTTGATGGTCTTCTTTAA
- the LOC107031183 gene encoding mavicyanin yields MAFCILENIPKMTLLFLILACFMQLCFGVVYKVGESAGWTTIGNVDYKQWAATKTFQLGDVIVFQYSPQFHNVMQVTHAEYQSCNASAPIATHTTGKDSITITAHGHHFFLCGVPGHCQAGQKVDINVLRVSSSVSPSQSPSSLSHIPAVAVPAPSPSHASYWLPSKTGVVLAVALVLLVSFA; encoded by the exons ATGGCCTTTTGTATTCTTGAAAACATACCTAAAATGACTTTGCTTTTCTTGATTTTGGCTTGTTTTATGCAACTTTGTTTTGGTGTTGTTTATAAAGTTGGAGAATCAGCTGGTTGGACAACTATTGGTAATGTTGATTACAAACAATGGGCTGCTACCAAAACATTTCAACTTGGTGATGTTATTG TTTTCCAGTACAGCCCACAATTCCACAATGTGATGCAAGTAACACATGCTGAGTACCAATCTTGCAATGCATCTGCTCCTATTGCAACACACACAACTGGGAAAGACTCTATTACCATAACTGCTCATGGCCATCATTTCTTCCTTTGTGGTGTACCTGGTCATTGCCAAGCAGGACAGAAAGTCGATATCAATGTTCTTCGCGTCTCATCATCTGTGTCTCCATCTCAATCTCCTTCGTCGTTGAGTCACATCCCTGCTGTAGCAGTGCCTGCACCTTCTCCTAGTCATGCTTCTTATTGGCTTCCTAGCAAAACTGGTGTTGTTTTGGCTGTTGCTTTAGTTCTTCTTGTCAGTTTTGCTTGA
- the LOC107031184 gene encoding sugar transport protein 13: MAGGGFSTSGNGGTHFEAKITPIVIISCIMAATGGLMFGYDVGVSGGVTSMDPFLKKFFPTVYKRTKEPGLDSNYCKYDNQGLQLFTSSLYLAGLTATFFASYTTRKLGRRLTMLIAGCFFIIGVVLNAAAQDLAMLIIGRILLGCGVGFANQAVPLFLSEIAPTRIRGGLNILFQLNVTIGILFANLVNYGTAKISGGWGWRLSLGLAGFPAVLLTLGALLVVETPNSLIERGYLEEGKEVLRKIRGTDNIEPEFLELVEASRVAKQVKHPFRNLLQRKNRPQLIISVALQIFQQFTGINAIMFYAPVLFSTLGFGNSAALYSAVITGAVNVLSTVVSVYSVDKLGRRVLLLEAGVQMLLSQIIIAIILGIKVTDHSDNLSHGWGIFVVVMICTYVSAFAWSWGPLGWLIPSETFPLETRSAGQSVTVCVNLLFTFVMAQAFLSMLCHLKYGIFLFFSGWIFVMSLFVFFLLPETKNVPIEEMTERVWKQHWLWKRFMVDEDDVDIIKKNGHANGYDPTSRL; the protein is encoded by the exons GTGGTGTTACATCAATGgatccatttttaaaaaaattctttccaaCAGTTTATAAGAGAACAAAAGAGCCAGGTTTAGACAGTAATTACTGTAAATACGATAATCAAGGGTTACAATTATTTACTTCATCGTTATACCTAGCCGGTTTAACGGCGACGTTTTTTGCTTCTTATACTACAAGAAAACTTGGCCGGAGATTAACTATGTTAATCGCCGGTTGTTTTTTCATTATTGGAGTTGTACTAAATGCTGCTGCTCAAGATTTAGCTATGCTTATTATTGGAAGAATTCTCCTTGGTTGTGGCGTTGGTTTCGCCAATCAG GCTGTTCCATTATTTTTATCAGAAATAGCACCTACAAGAATTCGTGGAGGACTTAACATTTTGTTCCAACTTAACGTAACTATTGGTATTCTTTTTGCCAATCTCGTCAACTACGGAACAGCCAA GATTAGTGGAGGATGGGGATGGAGATTATCATTAGGGTTAGCTGGATTTCCAGCAGTATTGTTGACTTTGGGTGCATTACTTGTTGTTGAGACCCCAAACAGTTTGATTGAAAGAGGTTACTTAGAAGAAGGCAAAGAAGTACTTCGAAAAATCAGAGGTACCGACAACATTGAACCTGAATTCTTGGAACTTGTTGAGGCTAGTCGTGTTGCTAAACAAGTCAAACACCCTTTCAGAAATTTACTCCAACGTAAAAATAGACCTCAATTAATCATCTCTGTTGCCCTCCAG ATATTCCAACAATTTACAGGAATCAACGCTATTATGTTCTACGCACCTGTTTTATTTTCAACCCTAGGGTTTGGAAACAGCGCAGCTCTTTACTCAGCTGTCATCACCGGAGCAGTCAACGTTCTCTCCACCGTTGTCTCAGTCTACTCCGTTGACAAGCTCGGACGACGAGTCCTCCTCCTAGAAGCTGGGGTCCAAATGTTACTATCTCAAATTATAATCGCTATAATCCTAGGTATCAAAGTTACTGATCATTCAGACAACCTTAGCCATGGTTGGGGAATCTTCGTAGTAGTTATGATCTGTACATATGTATCGGCTTTCGCGTGGTCGTGGGGCCCACTTGGATGGTTAATTCCTAGCGAGACGTTCCCTTTGGAAACTCGTTCAGCTGGTCAAAGTGTAACAGTGTGTGTTAACTTGCTTTTCACGTTTGTTATGGCACAAGCATTTCTCTCAATGCTTTGTCATCTCAAGTATGGGATATTCTTGTTCTTCTCGGGGTGGATTTTTGTGATGTCGTTGTTCGTTTTCTTCTTGTTGCCTGAGACGAAGAATGTTCCTATTGAGGAGATGACGGAGAGGGTGTGGAAGCAACATTGGTTGTGGAAGAGGTTTATGGTGGATGAAGATGATGttgatattattaaaaagaatggaCATGCTAACGGATATGATCCCACTTCTCggttgtaa